The Channa argus isolate prfri chromosome 13, Channa argus male v1.0, whole genome shotgun sequence DNA window ATCTTGTTCATATGCATGCTGTACAGCCAGATAATCAACTGTTGTGACAATGCAGCAGGGTGACAAtgcaggaagagagaagaaaagagaaaggagagacacagctgatccacagtGCAAACGTTCTggataaaaaaaggaaatccaCAGGAAAGCGACTTATTTAGGCTTCTACAAGGCACTTTCTGTTAGTTAAATTCTCTGTTGTGCTTTAGGCAGACTTCATGGTTCTctctaatcccctaccctgatttCAGAAGTCATCTTTCCTGTTTACATAGTCACTTATGAAACCAGTTTttcagagaaagctgattgcgtttacatggacacaaGTAATCATGTTACCATGTGCGGGTCTGTTagcaggacagagagagagcagccaGACAAACTCCTAACCGGTGTGACCGACAGAAATTTACAGGACATAGCACAGGATTATTTAGGCTCAGTAGGGgagaaaaattaatttgtaattaattagttgatttttattgatgtttCCTTGACCGCTGCAGAGGATGGACAAAGTGAAGCCCACAGTCACAATAGGAGTCAGATCAAATAATACAGATGCCAGTAAACATTTGGAAACACTTTTGAATAGATTTAAACAGCTGTCTATGGAGGTTGTGCATCACTGAAAAtttcaggggggaaaaaaaaaatgcttttaactcATGTACCTTGCAGTCGGTACCGACtcatacatttaataaaatagaaTTCTAGTATCTGCTCCTTGAGATCCATGAGACACTGACATAAAAAATGTACCTAAAAAAACTCTGGAAAATTCTGTAGATGTGTCTATAACATGGCAGTGATCGTTTTTATTATGTTGAGGCACTCACACTTTAAAGAACATTATAACCCTTGAACCTTTGCTTgaccaaggaaaaaaaaatctaatttgataTCTAAGCTAATACATATAATCTGGATAACATGGCAGTTCCCTAGAAGTGAAAGCCATGGTTGCAGTAAAGTGCTTACTGTCTGACAAAATGTCACTAGATTTATTGCTCTTTTTGCTCTGCTAGAGGTAGAAAACACTAAGTTAAATGCCACATTGTACAATATTGCCAACAACCAGTACAGGAGTTTTGCTTAAACTGTGGGTGCTCCCATGAGGTGAATGCAGATCTCAAACTAAATACTGACAGCCTTTAAGAAACACTGGTATGCAAAATCAAGTTACTGAACCAAAAAGGTACTGGCCCACTTTGAGCATcgttattgtttttaatcaaaatatccCTGTTCCATTATTACTGAAATATTGCATCTCATTACCTTGTTATTACCTAAATATTGCTTTCCCATTATCTTGTTTTTACAATCACCATTACAGCtatcaaataaagttaaaaatgcagacaaataAAAGCCAACTTTCTGAAAGCTAACATAGCTGGTTCCAAATGAAAACAGAGTCTACAGCAAGTTATAACATTACCAGCTCTTAGAAAAGAAGTTGTTGAGTAAAAAGACAGAACCTAAAGGAGTAATGGCTATTTCTTCaacacttaaatgtttaaattgagaACGTGGGACAGATGGCTTAGCTGTCAGCCATGTTTATGTAGTAGTAGCAATACAAATACTAGGAGCAATACACTGGGTCATGTTTGCTTAAGTCTACAAAATTAGGATCCAgtgttaaaacagaaaacacaacaaaaaatatgGCAGtgatggtgtgtttgtttccttcaCTTGCAGGCGTGAGAATCATATAGCATACAGGAACGTTGTAACTGATCTGTTATTTAAGACCCCAAAACATGGCACAGCAGTTTATAGCACTCGAACCAGGATATTATCATTACCCTTATTATGATAATTATCTATAGAAAGGTTGGTGGTAatcattttaaccactttttgtAGTGTCAGAATGTTGGGCCACAAAGTTAAGATAAAATATTCTGACCCTACAAGGAGTGTCAAAAGAATTGATAATTGGGATAAACTGGCTTTGATGCTGGAGACAAAGATAGAATAATCCATTGCTTTAGTACTGACAATCCGGGTTAAGCTCCACTATATAAGGACTGCTAGCACAAGGAACTTGTCGTGAGTCAAAACAGGGCTCAAAGCTCATTTTTGACTCTTGACCACCGCTGtctgaaataaaatgagcaTTCAAACGCTCTGATTGACAAACTGACAGTATTAGAGCAGCGTAAAAGATCTTGACATGAAAAAGAGGTGACTACTTGAAGGCTGACTGCAATTCTTTGAAAGCAGCTCGTCTCTGTTTCTGCTCCTCAGCCTGCTTCTTCTTGACCTCCTGCTCTTGGCGGATTTCTGCCTCAAACCGGTTGGACTCACTGATGGCCTGGACCTGCAACAGGAGATCACACCAGTTAATTAGACTAGCTATggtgaaaatgaataaaaaagatgCTAGCTAACTAGCGTGTTGTAAGTAGGACATTGTATGTTGATCTGCACTTACTGTATCAAAAGCCCAAATGGACACTATCTGTCAAGTGTTTAAAATTTGAATAGACGCTAAAGTCTAGATCTGAGAGCTGGCAGGCTACAGGAGGGGAAGAATATGGGCAGAAGgtgataatttatttaaattcaattcaactttatttatatagcgccaattcacaacaaagtcatctcaaggcactttgcatTAGGAAACAGTGGAGAAAATTAAGTCCCTTTggcggaagaaacctccagcagaaccaggctcagagtgggggcggccatctgccttgaccagttggaatgaatggaaagtggagagaaaagagcaacaagaagcagcaagaaaacactgggcaggttggtaggagcagtagctgcacactggaaacacacagctccacatgcagaaagggagagagagagggggacagaaagGGGTATGCACAACTACAAGAgtgaaagacacaaagttaatgtcatgcggtggtggcatataaatgtggagtgaaaggagaggagagagggacgaAAGAAGGAAAGGAgttcagtgcattggggggttgTTCCCCTACAGTCTAAGCTTATAGCAGCAtggctttatcaaagaggaaggttatAAGCCTAGTTAGTTTTAAGGTGTATCGTTTGCTGGATATCAACTATGTAGCCAGTGGTTGAATGATGACATATGGCTGTACATCTCATCACTattcagatttggcaggggtccaagtccgacattgttttggcaaagttataccttaaattaaagttaaaccTTAATTTTAGTGAACTCCAACTTGCATAATcaagtttcaaatatgattcaatgtCACctgctctggccccaggaagacatttgacctGGCTGTGGGAGCCTCTAACTTCATATTTCTGACTggagagctgccaattaccagacttggtttctcagcgggaaTACCTCTCACCATGAATATATGTGACTGCAGCTGATGTACATGTATCGTTAATTTCTGATGACATGTACAACCATTCCGCTAACTCAGTGCAGACTAGGAGTGAGGCAACTGACATAATTCATTTTACGAAACATGCGTCAACTTTATGCAAGTTAGGCTAAAAATTAGTGGTACACAAAGATTTGGTATctgggacaataaagaaatgtcaTCTAAGTGTGcagatttagttgttaaaggttaagtaaagcatggaaatataattccatttatttgtgttctgaaatcACCAGATATGAATTCTTCAAGATACCACTGAGattaaggaaaagaaaagaaacttggAGCAGCCTCTTCTCTCTGACTCTGAGTGAGAGCTCAGCCTAGTGTCCCTATCTTCTATCTTCAGTAGAGAGAGAGCAGAATTTCAGGTAAAGTCAAAACTACTCATTAACATCAGTGCTCCTTCAGGTACCGTGCCGCAAATGAATGATCACTAAATCCTTAATGATCAAAACACTCAAACAATCAGAATCGTGCAGAAAAGTGATCATTTCAGCTACGCAGCAGTAGCCCACATCCCGTCATGTATTCACCATAACAAGCTTGTTGGCTATGAACACGTTAGCTTACACAGAACCAAAGCTGGAAGTTataaaaagctggatgtgctgcGATTAATGCACTGTTCAACCAAATGTACGACAGGTTTTGGTGGACACTAGAGCCGGTTTCAGACATGAATTCTGGACAAagttaggagaattcagcctctGACATTATCCGCAGTGGTCTCTCAGACATGGAACTCAGAGTGGGAGATCGCTTGAGTGAGGAGCCTTCATGTGAAAATACGCTCAATTTCCATGTGCGATGAGCGAGCTCAGGAGGCACAATTTGATGTAAAACATAATCTTTGGTAAACTAACAGCACATAAAGGCCTtcgtctgaaaaaaaaaaaaaatcacttaacTACAGTGGCAGAAATAGAAATATCAATATGCCCATTCACTCACTTTTAATCCTCCCGTTGATTCAAAACAGAGCAGCGAGCTACACGGACGAGCTCCCCAGCATAATATGGACATTGCACTAAGGGGCTCGTAGGATATAATCCGGATAATGTCTGCACTGTTTCACATGGATATTTTACATTCCCACATACACCCCTACAtgacaaagtcaggataatgtcagaattccagttcatgtctgaaaggaGCTTAAGACAGTCACACTCCCGAACCAGGTAGGGCCCTGTTGCAGCTTGTAGCAGGGAGTCCCCATCAGCAAAGACcgaggaggacagggatcagtaATAGTGACTgctttcatgttcattcttctattctgttacagtatttaaatttaaGTAAATCGAACTGTTTATTGAGGAAACCATATTCCATTCGTTTGAATTGAAGAAACTCTTgcttgctttaattatattttggaGACTATattttagtctgtaaaacacagattaccaCAAATTAACACAGATTACTCaattgttatgttattattatattatgatatattattattattattatttattaaacaaaatatgaaaaagggtttaatgggaaaataatcgATAGATTAATcgacaaaaaataataataattgttaggCGCAGCCCTACTGCCACTTACCTGCTCAACCTCAAACCTAATAGATAATGCTGGTATGAATATAAACTTTGTAGCGTGGATCCACATTATTAACACTTCATGAACTTATAATTAAGTTAGTAAACGGGGTAGGACAccattaaatgataaataaattgaCCTTGTCTTTAATTCGCttgaaataagaaataatgCACACTTATGCACATAGTTATTGCACGCAAAAATTTCTCCTGTACGTCTCACTGGGGACCTAAATTAAAGCCTTTTGAGATGTTCCTGTTATAACaggctgtttatgctgatggcaTATACAACAGAATATTCCTACTGATCCTGCCAGTTATGAGAGACATTGTTTAACGTGCTATTTTCGTAAatatcctttttaaaaaactgaaaaatgtttccacTTTTAAATTTATGAGGTTCCAACAACTAGGAACATACCATGAGTAGTCTGCAGTGCTGTAAGACTTGAGATTGGTCTTGGAACCACTTTTTTTAGGTCTTGGTCTCGTCTCAGCCGCATTCAAAATCACAACTGTGGCAAGATCACCAAATTGCCTGAGCATTTACTGTGATTTAAAGACAAAGGTCCTGTTTAAAAGGCAGCCAGttaatttacttatttcttATTGGAAACTCTTGGCTGTCATCTCTCTCCACTCACACTTCTGAGCTAAATGATCTGTACTAAAATGAGACTCCCGAAACCACAGAATTTGGCAACATTGTGATTACTGAGCCTGGGCCCATGTCACACTTATTGGAATGGAAGCACTAATAGAATGGAAGCACATAGAAGGGTACACTAAATACCAATGTTGTTAAATAGCCATAGCAATGTGCCACTGTAGCAAAACTCTTACAGATATTTTAATTGCTCACCCACAGAGATTTTGCCAATATTAGCGAACTGTGTAAACATTATACCTAATGTTTCAGGTCACTAGTTTCAGCTTTTTGCCAGCTATTTGTAGCTTGGTGTAGCTTGGTGTGTTCTCATTCACTCTCTATGTCACTCTACCGCTGTTCTCTATCTCGCTGAGCTGGGGTGGAAGGGACAATTAATTGGTGTGTTTAAGgacagcaacaaacaaatcataCGGCCTTTATTAAGCCAACGTCTGTCTCTTTGCAACGGTCTTTGCTATATAAGAAATTTGCAGTCAGCTTACTTTGGCTTCAAAAAAGGTCTTGGCTCCTTTGACCCCTTCTGTGGAGACATCAATTTCAGAGAGGCGAGCAAGTACACTGAGCCCACTGTCCTCTGCCAGCTCTCCTGCCGCTGCCTTCCTGAAGATCAGCAGGAACTGTAGAACAGGAGGAAGGCAAAACAGGAACATGGATTTATAGCAGAATGATTTCATGTCTACTAATGGatctaaactgttttgctgttttaccTCTCTGAAGCTGAGCTTGTTGTCCAGGTCCTCGTCCACCTCCTTGATCATGTTCTTCAACccaatgtgtgtctgtggagcACCAAGCTTCTCCATCATCAGTTTCAGTTCCATCAGGTCAATGTAATTGTCTTTTCCAGCATCGTACCTTGATGAATTCCAGAAGAAAACTGTTAATGTTTCTTGCGGGTCACTGCTATGTGCTCCTTCAATTAAATTATTACAGTACAAATCAAAGGGactaacatttattaaacatggATCAATTTTGTGAATATATTAACTCTCAAATAACTCTACATCAGTTTGACTTGGTTGTTCTGTTTGAGTACGTGTGAGAGcacacaaataatattttatgttaagGGCACGTTATAACAATTTATTTACCCGATGTGTGATTCTCATAACttgagaataaaagaaaaaggttttcttttgcAAATAGTTCACAATGTGCCAATGAGTCAACATTGGCACATTGTGGCACATTAGTGGTGTGCTGACGCTTACGTTGTCTGGTAATctgtgcatacacacattttaggTGGAATTAAGGGCAATCCAATCACtgtagaaaatatatataaggatctttgttttctgaattaaaaaaacatgtcacctaGTGGAGCgttgtgtctggctgatgtgtttcatgtgttttcaaaaaaatgttcaatatgCCAATGTTTGGCATCCTTTTTTTCAGCACATGACCTATATCACCATCATCACTATGTAAACAATTACCTAAAAAGCACTTGTGACATTATAAGGTTTTTAGGGTTCCCATTTAGTGCGAAAGTATCCATAAAATACAGTTATCTATTTAGACTCCTCAAAAATAGTTCCTGTACAAAATAGCACAGAGGGCTACATCAACTCAGcatgttttattactttaaatataGTTGAATTAAACATTAACAGAAAAGTCAACAAGGACCCACGCATCTTTACATAGCCCGTCTAATCAAAATAAGTTGTATTATTTTAacgtaaaaaatattttgcagtgGATAGAAGCCTAATTGGATTCAGACCATGACCAGTGTTTGCCATTTGGTAAACTAAATCATTTATGGTTGGAACTACCAGCTATCGAAATGAATAAATAGAATAGCATTCTTTATTCAGCTCTGTGCTATGTTCAACTGAGAAAGTCTGCGTTCATGAGACTGCATTTCCTCTTTGGCAAGTGGACTTCATGTCCAGACAAGTTAATTTCCACATAAATCCTGGCTCTCTAGTCATTAGCATGGCTAAAGCTGGAAAACATGACTTTTTTCGTCCCATTCTAATGATCTATTCTGCCACAGATGGGATAA harbors:
- the efhd2 gene encoding EF-hand domain-containing protein D2, with the protein product MATDELSSKLSRRLQIEEGAEDPVAVDVSGHQNGSEEKPSTASADSELGAKLMRRGELNEGQGEHCQPSMNIFNPYTEFKEFSRKQIKDMEKLFKTYDAGKDNYIDLMELKLMMEKLGAPQTHIGLKNMIKEVDEDLDNKLSFREFLLIFRKAAAGELAEDSGLSVLARLSEIDVSTEGVKGAKTFFEAKVQAISESNRFEAEIRQEQEVKKKQAEEQKQRRAAFKELQSAFK